One stretch of Sporomusa termitida DNA includes these proteins:
- a CDS encoding L-lactate MFS transporter — protein sequence MTETNYNRWHCVYGAVLLQLCLGVVYIWSIFRTPIEKMFGWSTSDVSLAFTINLAMIPIMMIAGGYLTPKMGVRKVAILGGVMVLTGMYITSKTSSLWMLWLGYGFLTGGGVGVAYGVPIATLVKWFPDKRGLITGLAVGSLGFGSVLFTQVGYYLMTKVGVMDTFSILGIMIFVGVILGALLIKAAPDGYTPPGWTPPPVKAGQAGPSKYDFTPREMLGTPHYYFLFIMYTFANVCALIIIAHASPIGQKVANLTPAEATTIVSLLGLFNSVGRLFWGAVSDKLGRLKSIFAMFVLSAIAMFSMNYLSSYWLYALGVSIIGFCFGGTVGVFPSITADTFGPKYVGVNYGLILLAYAVGGIIGPIMAAWVKEFSGGEYYLAFIISGSLCLIGAIMAMTFKAPKPPVIGEQKSAAL from the coding sequence ATGACAGAAACTAATTATAACCGCTGGCATTGTGTGTATGGTGCAGTGTTGCTTCAGTTATGTTTAGGTGTTGTATATATATGGAGTATTTTTCGCACACCTATAGAAAAAATGTTTGGGTGGTCTACAAGTGACGTATCTCTGGCGTTTACCATTAACTTGGCTATGATACCAATCATGATGATAGCCGGCGGATATTTAACGCCCAAGATGGGCGTACGGAAAGTAGCTATTCTCGGCGGCGTTATGGTTTTAACCGGCATGTACATCACCAGCAAAACTTCCAGCCTTTGGATGCTGTGGCTGGGGTATGGTTTTCTGACTGGTGGCGGTGTAGGCGTTGCTTACGGTGTACCCATTGCAACTCTTGTCAAATGGTTTCCTGACAAACGCGGTTTGATAACCGGTTTGGCTGTAGGCAGTTTAGGCTTTGGCTCTGTTTTATTTACGCAGGTCGGATATTACTTAATGACAAAAGTGGGAGTTATGGATACGTTCTCCATATTGGGGATAATGATATTTGTCGGTGTAATTTTAGGTGCTTTGTTAATTAAAGCTGCGCCGGATGGTTACACCCCGCCAGGATGGACGCCTCCACCTGTTAAAGCCGGTCAAGCGGGGCCGAGTAAGTATGACTTTACCCCCCGGGAAATGTTGGGCACACCTCATTATTACTTCTTATTCATTATGTATACTTTTGCCAATGTCTGTGCTTTAATCATCATTGCGCATGCTTCTCCTATCGGGCAAAAGGTGGCCAACTTAACACCGGCTGAGGCGACTACTATTGTCAGTCTTTTAGGGTTATTTAACTCTGTAGGGCGGCTTTTCTGGGGGGCGGTCTCTGATAAACTGGGGCGTCTTAAATCAATATTCGCGATGTTTGTGCTTAGTGCTATAGCTATGTTTTCAATGAATTATCTATCTTCATATTGGCTGTATGCATTAGGCGTGTCGATAATAGGATTTTGTTTTGGCGGTACGGTGGGCGTATTCCCTTCCATTACGGCAGACACTTTTGGCCCTAAATATGTCGGGGTTAATTACGGCCTGATACTGTTAGCCTACGCTGTTGGCGGCATTATAGGTCCGATAATGGCGGCATGGGTTAAAGAGTTTTCCGGTGGGGAATATTATCTGGCGTTTATTATTAGCGGCAGCCTTTGCCTAATAGGCGCAATTATGGCAATGACATTCAAGGCACCTAAGCCGCCGGTGATAGGGGAGCAAAAATCTGCTGCTCTTTAA
- a CDS encoding acyl-CoA dehydrogenase family protein, which yields MQTKNTAMLTNARDFCKTRLTPIAKQLDEAGRFPQEFLSEMGQAGFLGINYPAEYGGKDCDALTAYKVIEEFGKVSAGVALTVHVHWMVADIILKYGSDEQKQKYLPSLLKGEKVGAFCVSEFQAGSDAAAIRAAAKKTDRGWIAEGPKWFCTNGGLADIYLIGFKTDPEAGAKGISMFIVEKGTPGFTIGEPEGKMGCRSSVTTGLNFNDCVLGEGTLIGKVNEGFKVAMYALIAGRLGMAAMGLGIAEAALAAAAGYANKRTAFGKPLTALFSVQEMLADMHVKIEGARLLVYDAAAKRSNGKDYSLEGSVAKLFVAETVNVTCHKALQIFGGHGYMKYYDIERIARDGRLIDIGVGASEVLKMVVGGAVAKLKGGE from the coding sequence ATGCAAACGAAAAATACAGCTATGTTAACAAATGCCCGGGACTTTTGCAAAACTCGGCTTACGCCTATTGCCAAGCAATTGGACGAGGCTGGTAGATTCCCGCAAGAATTCTTAAGCGAAATGGGGCAGGCTGGATTCCTTGGCATAAATTATCCGGCTGAATACGGCGGTAAAGACTGTGATGCGTTAACAGCATATAAAGTTATCGAAGAATTTGGCAAAGTGAGCGCCGGCGTAGCTTTGACAGTACATGTTCACTGGATGGTTGCTGATATAATCCTGAAATATGGCAGCGATGAGCAGAAGCAGAAATACCTTCCCAGTCTGCTGAAAGGGGAAAAAGTTGGGGCTTTCTGTGTCAGTGAATTTCAGGCCGGGTCAGATGCTGCTGCAATACGAGCTGCCGCAAAGAAGACGGATCGCGGGTGGATTGCCGAGGGACCCAAGTGGTTTTGCACTAACGGCGGGCTAGCGGATATTTATTTAATCGGCTTTAAAACCGATCCCGAAGCCGGTGCCAAAGGCATTAGCATGTTTATTGTAGAAAAAGGAACTCCCGGTTTTACGATCGGCGAACCGGAAGGAAAGATGGGCTGCAGAAGTTCTGTTACCACTGGTTTGAATTTTAATGATTGCGTTCTGGGTGAGGGTACACTGATCGGGAAAGTAAACGAAGGCTTCAAGGTAGCTATGTACGCCCTGATTGCCGGCCGCTTAGGCATGGCCGCGATGGGATTGGGCATTGCTGAGGCGGCATTGGCTGCTGCCGCCGGGTATGCCAATAAACGGACCGCTTTCGGTAAACCGCTCACGGCCCTTTTTTCGGTTCAGGAAATGCTGGCCGATATGCATGTGAAAATTGAGGGAGCAAGATTGCTGGTGTATGATGCTGCCGCCAAACGCAGCAACGGCAAGGATTATTCCCTTGAGGGTTCTGTTGCCAAATTATTTGTCGCTGAAACCGTTAATGTGACTTGTCATAAGGCCCTCCAAATTTTTGGCGGACATGGTTATATGAAATATTACGATATCGAGCGGATTGCCAGGGACGGCCGGTTAATTGATATTGGTGTGGGGGCGTCAGAAGTTTTAAAAATGGTTGTTGGCGGCGCAGTAGCCAAGCTAAAGGGCGGCGAATAG
- a CDS encoding acyl-CoA dehydrogenase: MLVLNNEQADIQKLVREFAQKEIAPRAAAYDHSEEFPWDNIKKMAAIGLMGLPIPEQYEGMETDAVSYIIAIEEISKACAATGVILAVHTSVGTLPIYYFGTEAQKQKYIPDLASGRKIGAFALTEPNAGSDASKVATTATLEGDHYVLNGTKCFITNGAAAETFIVLASIDRSKGTKGITAFIVEKATPGFSVGKKEEKMGIRASSTTEIILDNCRIPQENLLGKEGEGFKIAMTALDSGRIGIGAQALGIAEAAYQEAVKYAKTREQFGKPIASFQAISFMLADMAIQIEAARLLVYNAAALKDAGRPFGKEAAIAKTFASDTAVKVALDAIQVLGGYGYSREYPVERLLRDAKITQIYEGTNQIQRIVIAGHILK, from the coding sequence ATGTTAGTCTTAAACAATGAACAAGCAGATATACAAAAGCTTGTCAGAGAATTTGCGCAGAAAGAAATTGCTCCCAGAGCGGCAGCTTATGACCACAGTGAAGAGTTTCCCTGGGACAATATCAAAAAGATGGCTGCAATCGGCCTAATGGGCTTACCTATTCCTGAACAATATGAAGGGATGGAGACAGATGCGGTTAGCTATATCATTGCTATAGAGGAAATATCTAAAGCTTGTGCAGCCACCGGCGTCATTTTAGCTGTTCACACGTCTGTAGGAACTCTGCCTATTTATTACTTTGGGACTGAAGCACAAAAACAAAAATATATTCCGGACCTGGCAAGCGGCAGAAAAATTGGAGCATTTGCTTTAACTGAGCCTAACGCTGGGTCCGATGCCTCTAAAGTCGCTACCACTGCCACTTTAGAAGGTGATCACTATGTCCTTAACGGAACAAAATGTTTTATCACTAATGGTGCAGCGGCAGAAACCTTTATCGTCTTGGCTTCTATAGACAGAAGTAAAGGGACAAAAGGAATCACGGCCTTTATTGTAGAGAAAGCTACTCCCGGCTTTTCCGTAGGCAAAAAAGAAGAAAAAATGGGCATTCGCGCTTCCTCGACCACCGAAATAATTCTGGATAATTGCCGCATTCCCCAAGAAAACCTGCTGGGAAAAGAGGGAGAAGGTTTTAAAATTGCGATGACGGCTTTGGATAGCGGCAGGATTGGTATCGGTGCACAGGCTTTGGGTATAGCGGAAGCGGCTTATCAGGAGGCCGTTAAATATGCTAAGACTCGTGAGCAATTTGGCAAACCGATTGCGTCTTTCCAGGCGATATCATTTATGCTCGCAGATATGGCTATCCAAATTGAAGCGGCCCGCCTTCTGGTTTATAATGCCGCCGCTTTGAAAGACGCCGGCCGGCCATTCGGAAAAGAGGCGGCTATAGCGAAGACTTTTGCGTCTGATACAGCGGTCAAGGTGGCCCTGGACGCTATTCAGGTGTTAGGCGGCTATGGTTATTCACGCGAATACCCTGTGGAAAGATTACTGAGGGATGCGAAAATAACTCAGATTTACGAAGGTACAAATCAAATTCAAAGGATAGTTATTGCCGGTCATATTCTGAAATAG
- a CDS encoding electron transfer flavoprotein subunit beta/FixA family protein, whose protein sequence is MEIIVCVKQVPDTTEVKIDPVTNTLIRQGVPSIINPFDRNAVEAALQLKEKQGGSVTVISMGPPQAKEALKECLAMGADSAVLISERAFGGADTLATSYTLAAAVKKLGAFDIIFCGKQAIDGDTAQVGPEMAEHLGIAQLTYVAKIDVVEDNTVRVEREHEDGYEIIEVKLPLLASVVKSINEPRFPTVKGTMKANRMEIPVWTAGDLAVDEQKIGLKGSPTQVGKIFTPPQRTQGVIIKKDTAREAVAELIRKLSDAKIV, encoded by the coding sequence ATGGAAATCATTGTCTGTGTCAAGCAGGTGCCTGACACCACAGAAGTAAAAATTGATCCGGTGACGAATACACTTATTCGCCAGGGTGTGCCAAGTATCATCAATCCCTTTGACAGAAACGCCGTGGAAGCGGCTTTGCAGTTAAAAGAAAAGCAGGGGGGCAGTGTCACCGTTATCTCTATGGGACCGCCGCAGGCCAAAGAGGCCTTAAAAGAGTGTCTGGCAATGGGCGCTGATTCGGCAGTACTTATCAGTGAAAGAGCTTTCGGCGGGGCCGATACGTTAGCAACCAGCTACACTTTGGCCGCGGCAGTCAAAAAGCTTGGTGCCTTCGACATCATTTTTTGCGGTAAGCAGGCTATTGACGGGGATACGGCCCAGGTCGGGCCGGAAATGGCCGAGCATTTAGGTATTGCCCAGCTGACTTATGTGGCCAAAATTGATGTTGTTGAAGACAATACCGTCCGGGTTGAACGCGAGCACGAGGATGGATACGAAATCATCGAAGTCAAGTTACCCCTTTTGGCCTCGGTGGTTAAATCTATTAACGAACCACGGTTTCCAACTGTTAAAGGAACAATGAAGGCTAACCGCATGGAGATTCCTGTTTGGACAGCTGGCGATCTTGCTGTGGATGAACAAAAGATCGGCCTTAAGGGATCACCGACGCAAGTCGGTAAGATATTCACACCGCCACAGCGTACCCAGGGTGTAATCATAAAAAAAGATACGGCAAGGGAAGCGGTTGCCGAGCTAATCCGAAAACTATCTGACGCAAAGATTGTGTAA